The window GCTCGACATTGATGCAGGCCCTGAAGAAGCTCGCAAGGCAGCCGAAAGCGGCGGAGATCAGCGGTACTTTCCTGTGGCCGACGGCGATTTGGACGAGGTCAGCGGAGCCGTATCGGTGCAGGATATATTGCAGGCCCTGCTCAACGGCCCATGGCCCGGATTAAAAGCATTGATGCGAACCCCCTATTTTGTCCCCGAAACCATGTCGGCCCTCAAAGCCTTTGAAGCATTCAAAAAAGCGGAAGCCAACTATCTTTTTGTAATGGACGAATACGGCGGCTTCGCCGGCATACTCACGGTGCGCAACCTTATCGAGGAAATCGTAGGCCAGCTCTCGGGCGCTGCCTCCGACGAGGAAGGAATTTTAAAACAGGAAGACGGCACCTGGCTTGCCGACGGTGCAGCCAACATCGACGATATGGCCCGCGCCCTCTCCCTCAGCACCCTGGCGGACGGCCATGCCGAATACCATACCCTGGCAGGTTTCATACTCGATCTTGCAGGCGAGATACCCCGCACGGGCGCGTTCTTTGACTACAACGGCTACCGCTTCAAGATTGTGGATATGGATGGGAACAGGATCGACAAGGTGATGATTGCAAAACTTGAGAGCGATGATGGAAAAGAGCGTCATAATTAATCAGGTACAAGCGGTTTGGTGCAGGGGAGAAGCTACTCTTCTCCCTCTTCCATAGGCAGGGGCGCTTCTATCTTCCCCATGTAAAGCTCTTTGGGGTACACCGTGATGCCCAATTTTTTTTCCAGCTTGGCAAGGCGGTGCATTTCTTCTTCATCGCCAATGGTAACCATAATGCCCTTTTTTCCTGCCCTGGCAGTGCGGCCCGCGCGGTGTATGTAGGAATCCTTGTCCTCGCTGATATCCAGGGCAATCACATGGCTTATGCCGCTTATGTCGAGGCCCCGGGCAGCGAGGTCGCTGGTAACAAGCAGGCGGACACTGCCGGAGCGGAAATCGTCCAGTGCCTGCTTGCGGTCTTTTTTGTCCATGTCCCCCCAAAGGCCCAGGGCTGCAAGCTTGTGGTGCTGGAGTTGGGCGACTATGGTTCCCACATCCCTCCCCCTGCCCGTGAAGATCAGGGCTTTGAAAGTTTTCTTTTTGCCCCCAGGATCGGCTGCTGCTATAAATGAACGGAGGGCATTAACTTTGCGGCGGGATTCGCTATAGATAGCCCAGTGTTCCACTTTTTCTTTGAGCACGTCTTCGTTATTGGCTTCTTCAGACTGGGCTTCGCCCATGAGGGAGAGAAGACGTTCGCGGCTTTTGGCGGAAAAAGTAGCGGAACAGACAATGGTTTGGAGCTTGGTTTCGCGGTTCAATTCTTCATGAACGAGAGCCACAAAGGTTTTTGTTTCTTCAAATAGTTCGTCAGCTACCAGGCGATCGCCCTCGTCAAGAACAAGGAATTCCAGATCCCTGAATTTCAATTTTCCCATTTGGGCAAGGATGAGCAGCCTCCCGGGGTTCCCCACTATTACCTGGGGCCGGTCTTTCTTAAGGCCGTCTATCTGGCGGCCCATGGCTGCGGAACCTATGACAAGGTTGGTTTTAATCCCTGTATTGAGAAGCAGAAAATCCGCCTCCTGCTTGATCTGGGAACAGAGCTCGTAAGTCGGGGCGCAGACAAGGAGAGCAGGCCCCACAGCGTTTCTTCCCAGGGTGGAACCTGGGGTTCCATCCCACCTTCCCAGAAGTTTTTCCAAAAGGGGAAGAAGATAGGCGAAGGTTTTGCCTGTGCCCGTAGCCGAACGGAAAATGAGGCTCCCGCCTGATGCCAGGCGGGGTATAACCTTTGACTGAATTTCCATGGGGGCGTTAATTCCTCGTTCCCCAAGGCGTTCGATAAAAAGAGGGGAAACCCCCAAATCAGTAAAAGTGTTAGTCTGCAAAAGGCCCTCTGTTTGCCAAATTCATAAAAAATTCACGCCATTTCCGGTTGGTCTTTTTCCGGAATATCTTGTTGTTCACTTTCCACCAGCGTTTGTCCATGAGCATTTCCCACATGGGTGTACGGGATTCTCCGTATTCGGCCTTGTACGTATCTATAACAGTTTGATAAATACCCACAAGCTTTTTGGCAATTTCATTAATCGACCAGGACTTGGCATGGGCTTTGGCTTCGACGGCTTTTCTCTTATAAAGCTCAGGATCGCCCAACAGATCCAAAACCCTGGCGGTAAATTCTGCCGGGTCGTTCTTCACCATGAAGCCGCCGTTATCCCCCCCCATGACCATAAGGGTACCCAGTGCGCCAATGGCAACCACAGGCTTATCCGAAAGCATAGCCTCCAGGGTAACAAGGCCCTGGGTGTCGGTAAGGGACGGGAATACAAAAATTTCAGACACCGCGTAAACCAGGGCAAGATCCTGCCTTTCCATATAATCCGTAAAAACGCAAAGTTTTTCCACCCCGGTACTCACCGCTTCTTCCCTGAAGTAATCAAGGTCCGGCCCGTTGCCTACTA is drawn from Leadbettera azotonutricia ZAS-9 and contains these coding sequences:
- a CDS encoding DEAD/DEAH box helicase, translated to MQTNTFTDLGVSPLFIERLGERGINAPMEIQSKVIPRLASGGSLIFRSATGTGKTFAYLLPLLEKLLGRWDGTPGSTLGRNAVGPALLVCAPTYELCSQIKQEADFLLLNTGIKTNLVIGSAAMGRQIDGLKKDRPQVIVGNPGRLLILAQMGKLKFRDLEFLVLDEGDRLVADELFEETKTFVALVHEELNRETKLQTIVCSATFSAKSRERLLSLMGEAQSEEANNEDVLKEKVEHWAIYSESRRKVNALRSFIAAADPGGKKKTFKALIFTGRGRDVGTIVAQLQHHKLAALGLWGDMDKKDRKQALDDFRSGSVRLLVTSDLAARGLDISGISHVIALDISEDKDSYIHRAGRTARAGKKGIMVTIGDEEEMHRLAKLEKKLGITVYPKELYMGKIEAPLPMEEGEE